The following coding sequences lie in one Rhodopirellula bahusiensis genomic window:
- the ectB gene encoding diaminobutyrate--2-oxoglutarate transaminase produces the protein MFRLSHPTSHSDSATSTVERLESEVRGYCRLFPSVFKSASGSILTTAEGRPLIDFFCGAGSLNYGHNPPAVKQALVEYISQDGIQHSLDMMTEAKTRFLETFERTILQPRSMDYKIQFTGPTGTNAVEAALKLAKQHRERSHVVAFTNAYHGHSLGSLSVTGNQSYHSEYYGSHNNVSFLPYDGYLGEFDTSILLEKMLSDRSSGMPLPAAVVLETIQGEGGIHVASDEWLQRIQTLCRQHDVLLIIDDIQVGNGRTGEFFSFEKAGLTPDMVCLSKSIGGGLPLSLLLIRPECDVWQPGQHTGTFRGNNLAFVAAEAVLNQWNDASFISGIQDRSETLRMHLSSIVLENSEENWELRGRGMIWGLDVRSGELARKVIDLAFQTGLLLEASGSEDEVLKFMPALNIPEHLLLQGLNLFRDSLNAVLLKPAASKPALVPTKETRNASQGSSMVRS, from the coding sequence GTGTTTCGGTTGAGTCATCCAACTTCCCATTCAGATTCAGCCACCTCCACCGTTGAACGACTGGAATCGGAAGTCCGCGGATACTGCCGACTCTTTCCAAGCGTCTTCAAGAGTGCCAGCGGCTCAATCTTGACGACCGCAGAAGGTCGCCCGCTCATCGATTTTTTCTGCGGGGCCGGATCACTCAACTACGGGCACAATCCGCCGGCGGTAAAGCAAGCGCTCGTGGAATACATCTCCCAAGATGGAATCCAACATTCGTTGGACATGATGACCGAGGCCAAAACGCGGTTCTTGGAAACGTTCGAACGAACGATTCTGCAACCACGATCGATGGACTACAAAATCCAGTTCACCGGCCCGACGGGTACCAACGCGGTCGAAGCGGCACTCAAACTGGCCAAACAGCATCGTGAGCGTTCCCACGTGGTTGCGTTCACCAATGCATACCACGGGCATTCGCTTGGCTCGCTTTCGGTGACCGGGAACCAGAGTTATCACAGCGAATACTACGGATCGCACAACAACGTCAGCTTCCTTCCATATGACGGCTACCTTGGTGAATTCGACACGAGCATCTTGCTCGAGAAGATGCTGTCGGACCGCAGCAGCGGCATGCCACTCCCGGCCGCAGTTGTCCTCGAGACAATTCAGGGCGAGGGCGGCATCCACGTTGCGAGCGACGAATGGTTGCAACGAATCCAAACGCTGTGTCGCCAACATGATGTGCTACTGATCATCGATGACATCCAGGTTGGCAACGGTCGAACCGGTGAATTCTTCAGCTTCGAAAAAGCCGGGCTCACACCGGACATGGTGTGTCTTTCCAAATCGATTGGAGGCGGACTGCCGCTGTCGTTGTTGCTTATTCGTCCCGAGTGCGATGTTTGGCAACCAGGTCAACACACCGGCACATTCCGTGGAAACAATCTCGCATTCGTCGCAGCGGAAGCTGTGCTGAATCAATGGAATGACGCATCCTTCATCAGTGGCATTCAAGATCGCAGCGAGACCCTTCGCATGCATTTGTCTTCGATCGTACTGGAGAACTCTGAGGAGAACTGGGAACTTCGTGGCCGCGGGATGATTTGGGGACTCGATGTCCGCTCTGGCGAACTGGCTCGCAAAGTCATCGACCTTGCATTTCAAACTGGATTGCTTCTGGAAGCTTCCGGCAGTGAAGACGAAGTCCTGAAGTTCATGCCCGCTCTGAATATCCCTGAGCATCTACTTCTTCAGGGCCTGAACCTTTTCCGAGACAGCTTGAACGCAGTGCTCTTGAAACCAGCCGCATCCAAACCAGCTTTGGTTCCAACAAAGGAAACACGGAACGCCTCTCAGGGTTCATCGATGGTGCGCTCATGA
- a CDS encoding amino acid adenylation domain-containing protein, translating into MNKVNSLTASTVPFIDLFWKQCEATPHRIAVVQEDCSWTYQDLLSQSCKIAQSLLRDGVEQGDRVGICLDRSPIAIASMLGIHLAGAAFVPLDPEYPTERLRYMLEDAEIRTLIGHAKYQPLFDAGGSDDQSVHSSAGLNWIEASDLLAIQPSPANLDRNNFPAFCGEQLAYVMYTSGSTGNPKGVLINHAALTTYCRADLDVYRLRADDRTLQFSTLTFDIAIEEIFPPLLCGSCVVVRPLERADSVNELSHLIDTHQITAVHLATAYWHQWVDLMKATDSRIPSSLRLMVVTGEKVSVDHYRRWQTICDHNVLWCNAYGPTEATVTATVFIPDADFSEANMPIGKPLPGYSAVILDQNRNEVPIGETGQLFIGGPALADGYLNRPELTQAAFIERENPAGETQRWYQAGDIARWMDDGNIDFGGRVDHQIKLGSYRIEPGEIEAALTSITEVSEALVTAETMDGQKTLLAHIGLGRNSLSSVNGDTGSLAHLEATASRITKQLRELLPPYMLPTRFVFMEVFPKTINGKIDREGLPDSSHAVTARDEDLITPQTELQQKLCDIWSSVLQIPQIGIEDDFFLLGGSSLLVTQVVSRLKDQLGLELPVRDFFANPTVELAARHIEAMLGEQSNPSCDSAKVIQSQRDRLPQVEACFLPSGAHELFAVHYSPPTQQPRQNRAVVLCNAYGHEYARSYRNLQQLAMQLAQNGFEVLRFDYAGTGNSHGNALEATPHVMMKNIRDATTWMRLRHQVNSVSMIGIRLGATLAACSATTSVDQLLLWDPIVRGESFLQHLDQLHEETLSNGMRFSRPRQSSAIDQAYGTRINHVVRRQLSQLVLKLDDKPSSSVVTLLCSRDYQMAKMADSQIQTDASVIQLSDEIGWDRPELTESAFSSPDANQQITDLLLGGSSEHGQFNSHRAIEVKS; encoded by the coding sequence ATGAACAAGGTGAACTCGCTCACGGCCTCAACGGTGCCGTTCATCGATCTCTTCTGGAAACAATGCGAGGCCACCCCGCACCGCATCGCCGTAGTTCAAGAAGATTGTTCATGGACCTATCAAGATCTGCTCTCTCAATCATGCAAGATCGCCCAATCGCTCCTGCGTGATGGTGTGGAACAAGGCGACCGAGTGGGCATTTGCCTTGACCGGAGTCCCATCGCGATCGCATCCATGCTGGGAATCCACTTGGCTGGTGCCGCGTTCGTGCCACTGGATCCGGAGTACCCCACTGAGCGTTTGCGGTACATGCTCGAAGACGCGGAAATCCGAACGCTGATCGGACACGCAAAGTATCAACCGTTATTTGATGCCGGCGGCTCCGACGATCAATCAGTGCATTCGTCGGCGGGACTCAACTGGATCGAAGCATCGGACCTGCTTGCTATCCAACCTTCCCCCGCCAATCTCGACCGAAACAACTTCCCTGCCTTTTGTGGCGAGCAACTTGCCTACGTCATGTACACGTCGGGATCGACTGGCAATCCCAAAGGCGTGCTGATCAATCACGCTGCGTTGACGACCTACTGCCGAGCGGACTTGGACGTCTATCGCTTGCGTGCCGATGACCGAACGCTGCAGTTCTCGACGCTCACGTTTGACATCGCCATCGAAGAGATCTTCCCACCTTTGCTTTGCGGCAGCTGTGTCGTGGTTCGTCCGCTCGAACGAGCCGATTCAGTCAACGAGCTATCCCATCTGATTGACACCCACCAAATCACCGCCGTCCACCTCGCGACCGCCTACTGGCATCAATGGGTCGACCTAATGAAAGCGACTGATTCGCGAATTCCATCGAGTCTGCGATTGATGGTTGTCACCGGAGAAAAAGTGAGCGTTGATCACTATCGACGTTGGCAAACCATTTGCGATCACAACGTGCTGTGGTGCAACGCCTATGGACCGACGGAAGCCACCGTCACGGCCACAGTTTTCATTCCCGACGCGGACTTCTCCGAAGCCAACATGCCGATTGGCAAACCTTTGCCAGGCTACTCCGCGGTGATTCTCGACCAGAATCGAAACGAAGTTCCGATCGGCGAAACAGGCCAGCTGTTCATCGGAGGACCGGCCCTCGCCGATGGCTACCTCAACCGTCCCGAATTGACTCAAGCCGCCTTCATCGAACGAGAAAACCCAGCGGGCGAAACGCAACGTTGGTACCAAGCCGGCGACATCGCTCGGTGGATGGACGATGGAAACATCGATTTCGGCGGACGAGTCGATCACCAGATCAAGCTCGGATCGTATCGCATCGAACCCGGTGAGATTGAAGCTGCGTTGACTTCGATCACGGAGGTGAGTGAAGCTCTCGTCACTGCGGAAACGATGGATGGTCAGAAGACACTGCTTGCGCACATTGGACTGGGTCGCAACTCGCTCTCCAGCGTCAATGGTGACACTGGATCACTGGCACACTTGGAAGCAACGGCCTCCCGCATCACGAAACAACTGCGTGAGCTGCTTCCGCCCTACATGTTGCCAACACGTTTCGTGTTTATGGAAGTCTTCCCCAAAACGATCAACGGAAAAATTGATCGCGAAGGTCTTCCCGATAGCAGCCACGCTGTGACGGCTCGTGATGAAGACCTCATTACCCCGCAGACAGAACTACAACAAAAGCTTTGTGACATTTGGAGCTCAGTCCTGCAAATCCCACAAATCGGAATCGAAGACGATTTCTTTTTGCTCGGTGGCAGTTCCTTGTTGGTGACTCAAGTGGTTTCCCGGCTGAAAGACCAACTTGGATTGGAGCTTCCCGTCCGAGATTTCTTCGCCAACCCGACGGTCGAATTGGCTGCTCGGCACATTGAGGCGATGCTCGGTGAACAATCAAATCCTTCATGCGACTCGGCGAAGGTGATTCAATCCCAGCGAGACCGTTTGCCACAGGTGGAAGCGTGTTTCTTGCCCAGTGGAGCACACGAACTCTTCGCGGTTCACTATTCACCACCTACACAACAACCGCGTCAAAACCGCGCGGTCGTACTGTGCAATGCCTACGGGCACGAGTACGCACGCAGCTATCGCAACCTGCAGCAGCTTGCCATGCAATTGGCACAAAACGGATTCGAAGTTTTGCGATTCGACTACGCCGGAACCGGCAACTCGCATGGCAACGCCCTGGAAGCCACGCCGCATGTGATGATGAAGAACATCCGCGATGCCACGACTTGGATGCGTCTACGACACCAAGTCAATTCGGTATCGATGATCGGCATCCGCCTGGGTGCGACGTTGGCCGCTTGCTCGGCAACAACCAGCGTCGATCAACTGCTGCTCTGGGATCCCATTGTCCGCGGTGAATCGTTCCTGCAGCATCTCGATCAATTGCATGAAGAGACGTTGTCCAACGGGATGCGTTTCTCTCGGCCTCGTCAATCAAGTGCGATCGACCAAGCCTATGGCACCAGGATCAACCACGTTGTCCGCCGACAACTGAGCCAATTGGTTTTGAAACTGGATGACAAGCCGAGCAGTTCAGTCGTGACGCTGCTTTGCAGTCGCGACTACCAGATGGCCAAGATGGCCGATTCACAAATACAAACGGATGCTTCGGTCATCCAGCTCAGCGATGAAATCGGCTGGGACCGTCCTGAGCTCACCGAGTCCGCGTTCTCCTCGCCTGATGCAAACCAGCAAATCACAGATCTGCTGCTCGGTGGATCAAGTGAACACGGTCAATTCAATTCTCACCGTGCAATCGAGGTGAAATCATGA
- a CDS encoding alpha/beta fold hydrolase, producing MNVSNTPTAAFPSTAMVPPMVPSGPARKDRQTVNRIATEQAIVFGSHDHLVGIYHPTTNAVNDKTAVIFVTPGMLHNAGPFRLHVDLARTLGSRGVASLRFDLSGIGESLPVGSSGRSIDRASGEISQAIDWLQEHHGIQQVILFGLCSGADDSIHAAQQDPRVCGIVAMDACGYPTRRFRWNRIRHHYLPRLASPTAWKRLSRRLLGKTSATQWLLQLLPDAPSPNYSTMPMGTDLREFPSRNIAKQEFQRLVDQGCRLHLIYTGGVSEIYNYAEQFFDMLPGVRWKDHATVDFYPEMDHVAILCEDRKKLVDRVTERVVDFAEAS from the coding sequence ATGAATGTTTCCAACACTCCCACGGCCGCATTCCCGAGCACGGCCATGGTTCCGCCGATGGTCCCATCCGGTCCTGCGCGAAAGGATCGACAAACTGTCAATCGCATCGCGACTGAACAAGCCATCGTCTTCGGCAGTCATGATCATTTGGTCGGCATCTATCATCCGACAACCAACGCAGTGAATGACAAGACCGCCGTGATCTTTGTCACTCCAGGAATGCTTCACAACGCGGGACCGTTTCGATTGCACGTCGATCTTGCTCGCACACTCGGCAGTCGCGGTGTAGCGTCCTTGCGATTCGATTTGTCGGGGATTGGCGAGAGCTTACCGGTTGGGTCCAGCGGCCGGTCGATCGATCGAGCCAGCGGTGAAATCAGCCAAGCGATTGATTGGTTGCAAGAACATCACGGCATCCAACAAGTGATCTTGTTCGGCCTGTGTTCTGGGGCGGACGATTCCATCCATGCTGCTCAGCAAGATCCGCGAGTCTGCGGAATCGTCGCGATGGATGCCTGCGGGTACCCGACGCGTCGTTTCCGATGGAATCGCATTCGACATCACTACTTGCCGCGTCTCGCATCGCCCACCGCATGGAAACGCTTGAGCCGACGACTGCTCGGCAAGACCAGCGCAACCCAGTGGCTGCTTCAACTGCTACCTGACGCTCCGAGTCCGAACTATTCAACCATGCCGATGGGCACGGATTTGCGAGAGTTTCCTTCTCGCAACATTGCGAAGCAGGAGTTCCAACGCTTGGTGGATCAAGGTTGCCGGTTGCATCTGATTTACACCGGCGGAGTGTCAGAGATCTACAACTATGCCGAGCAATTCTTTGACATGCTTCCCGGTGTCCGCTGGAAAGATCACGCGACGGTGGATTTCTATCCCGAGATGGATCACGTCGCGATTCTTTGCGAGGACCGAAAAAAGCTCGTTGATCGGGTGACCGAACGCGTGGTCGACTTCGCTGAAGCAAGCTGA
- a CDS encoding lysophospholipid acyltransferase family protein, protein MKSRLRLMRQRALDAIAYAMVRLIVSSIQVMPLDMGDRFCRVVAAILSGPLSIRKRVIRSTLSQVFPGLPESDQKELTFAMWHHLMLMVCEVAWAQRRLHRSNWYQHVRFHGSQTMLRCMLSDRPSVYVTGHFGNFEVGGYTMGLMGVRTLAIARRLDNQYLHNWVEDFRSAKGQDMVDKIGCAPVVEKHLTDGGLLSLLGDQHAGEKGLWTEFCGVPASCHKALALFSLTANAPMMSVYTRRLGGKPMQFESGLLGVVDPATDSENGQSVGQLTEWYNGQLESMIDLAPEQYWWLHRRWRTPPERVARRLAKKREKALKASSVSNASTSQAA, encoded by the coding sequence GTGAAATCGCGTCTGCGTCTGATGCGTCAACGTGCTCTCGACGCAATTGCTTACGCGATGGTGCGTTTGATCGTTTCGTCGATCCAAGTGATGCCGCTCGACATGGGCGATCGGTTCTGCCGCGTGGTGGCAGCGATCCTGAGTGGCCCGTTGTCAATTCGCAAACGAGTCATCCGGTCAACGCTTTCGCAAGTCTTCCCGGGACTGCCCGAATCGGACCAAAAAGAACTGACATTCGCGATGTGGCATCATTTGATGCTGATGGTTTGCGAAGTCGCCTGGGCACAACGGCGATTGCATCGCAGCAACTGGTATCAACACGTTCGATTCCACGGCAGCCAAACGATGCTGCGATGCATGCTGAGCGATCGTCCCTCTGTTTATGTAACCGGCCACTTCGGCAACTTCGAAGTCGGCGGATACACGATGGGTTTGATGGGCGTGCGAACACTGGCGATCGCACGCCGACTCGACAACCAATACCTGCACAATTGGGTCGAAGACTTTCGCAGTGCAAAGGGTCAGGACATGGTCGACAAGATCGGCTGTGCACCGGTTGTCGAAAAACATTTGACTGACGGAGGCCTGTTGTCACTGCTCGGCGATCAACATGCGGGCGAGAAAGGTCTGTGGACCGAATTCTGTGGGGTGCCGGCGTCGTGCCACAAAGCTCTCGCGTTGTTTTCGTTGACTGCGAACGCGCCCATGATGAGCGTTTACACACGTCGTCTCGGAGGCAAACCGATGCAGTTCGAATCGGGGTTGCTCGGAGTCGTGGACCCCGCAACGGATTCAGAGAATGGCCAATCCGTCGGACAGCTGACCGAGTGGTACAACGGACAACTCGAATCGATGATCGATCTGGCACCCGAGCAATACTGGTGGCTTCATCGACGTTGGCGAACACCGCCCGAAAGAGTCGCTCGTCGATTGGCGAAGAAACGCGAAAAAGCCTTGAAGGCAAGCTCGGTTTCGAACGCGTCCACTTCGCAAGCAGCCTGA
- a CDS encoding ABC transporter substrate-binding protein, producing the protein MRSHLHSASVRASERMRTWSFFGCMLLVFASGCSQRTEVTSGDTADDSIRDVSVQLNWYPEVEHGGVYQSVADGTYESMGLNVEIQPGGRATPVAPELAMGRSQFAITNADDVVLFRAQGADVVAVMAAVQDHPRCILVRADSGVESLDDLSGMTLQRQAGRAFLAFLEKRGYLKDVRQVPYHNSIAAMVTDPKIAVQAYSVAEPLIAEQQGLEVRTLMVSELGWNPYSSVLVTTGDMIRESPEVVREMVEGTVAGWNQYLTSPEEANEAILDANKHGMTEEALRFGAEQMIPLAMPSGKNAEVGTMSSVRWQELVDQMIELELVDTDSVKAEDCFTTEFLTPAE; encoded by the coding sequence ATGCGATCGCACCTTCATTCCGCCAGCGTCCGTGCGTCTGAACGGATGCGAACTTGGTCGTTCTTCGGGTGCATGCTGCTCGTATTTGCCTCCGGGTGTTCGCAGCGAACCGAAGTCACTTCGGGCGACACCGCGGACGATTCGATTCGTGATGTATCAGTCCAATTGAATTGGTATCCCGAAGTCGAGCACGGCGGGGTCTACCAATCGGTCGCCGACGGCACGTATGAGTCGATGGGACTCAATGTGGAAATCCAACCGGGAGGACGTGCGACACCGGTTGCACCTGAACTCGCGATGGGACGCAGCCAATTCGCTATCACGAATGCGGACGATGTGGTCCTGTTTCGAGCTCAAGGAGCCGACGTGGTCGCGGTCATGGCGGCCGTTCAAGACCATCCGCGGTGCATTCTCGTTCGTGCGGATAGCGGTGTTGAAAGCCTGGACGACTTATCCGGGATGACATTGCAACGCCAAGCCGGACGGGCGTTTCTCGCATTCCTTGAAAAACGTGGGTACCTCAAAGATGTTCGTCAGGTGCCTTATCACAACAGCATCGCGGCCATGGTGACTGACCCCAAAATTGCTGTGCAAGCCTACAGCGTCGCCGAGCCGTTGATCGCGGAACAACAGGGTTTGGAGGTTCGCACATTGATGGTCAGCGAGCTGGGTTGGAATCCGTATTCGAGCGTCTTGGTGACAACCGGCGACATGATTCGAGAGTCGCCCGAAGTCGTTCGCGAAATGGTGGAAGGCACCGTCGCGGGTTGGAACCAATATCTCACGTCACCGGAAGAGGCCAACGAAGCGATTCTCGACGCGAATAAACATGGTATGACGGAAGAGGCTTTGCGTTTTGGAGCGGAGCAGATGATCCCTCTGGCAATGCCATCCGGAAAAAACGCCGAGGTTGGGACGATGAGCTCGGTTCGTTGGCAAGAATTGGTTGATCAGATGATCGAACTGGAATTGGTGGATACCGACTCTGTGAAGGCCGAAGATTGCTTCACGACAGAATTCTTAACGCCAGCCGAGTGA
- a CDS encoding ABC transporter permease → MSDELSDNPGPTRESGREIAWTVLAVIAVAAIGIVGWHLIVVLFDLPKLLLPTPWQVAEAAWQHRMVLLDSGWITLWTATVSLFVAVIVGGGVSVLFSQSRLLRRALFPYVVFLQTVPIVAIAPLLVIWSGYEFRTAVIATVIICLFPIVNNVTTGLTSVRSEHEDLLRMYGATRWQRLCRVQLPTAVPFLVLGARISSGLAVIGAIVAEFFVSNGADYEGLGAVMTGWQARTMTDALMAALAVSTLLGLILFGGVNLLSRLFLKRYLLVN, encoded by the coding sequence ATGAGCGACGAGCTTTCCGATAACCCTGGACCGACTCGCGAAAGCGGTCGTGAGATCGCATGGACTGTTTTGGCAGTGATTGCTGTGGCCGCGATTGGCATCGTGGGATGGCATCTTATTGTGGTGCTATTCGATCTGCCAAAGCTTCTCCTGCCCACGCCATGGCAAGTCGCCGAAGCCGCCTGGCAACATCGAATGGTCTTGCTGGATTCTGGTTGGATCACGTTGTGGACGGCGACTGTCAGTTTGTTCGTCGCCGTGATCGTGGGTGGTGGCGTATCGGTTCTATTCAGTCAGTCGCGGTTGTTGCGTCGAGCGTTGTTTCCTTACGTGGTGTTCTTGCAAACCGTCCCCATCGTTGCGATTGCTCCGTTGTTGGTGATTTGGTCGGGGTACGAGTTTCGAACCGCCGTGATTGCCACAGTGATCATTTGCTTGTTTCCAATCGTCAACAACGTCACCACCGGTCTGACGTCGGTCCGTTCAGAACACGAAGACTTGTTGCGAATGTACGGTGCGACTCGATGGCAAAGACTATGCCGCGTCCAATTGCCCACGGCGGTTCCGTTTCTGGTTCTCGGTGCTCGAATCAGCAGTGGACTGGCCGTGATCGGTGCGATCGTTGCTGAATTTTTTGTCAGCAACGGGGCCGACTACGAAGGACTGGGGGCCGTGATGACAGGCTGGCAAGCTCGTACAATGACGGACGCTTTGATGGCCGCCTTGGCGGTTTCCACGCTGCTGGGTTTGATTCTTTTTGGCGGAGTGAATCTACTGAGCCGACTGTTCCTGAAACGATACCTCCTTGTGAATTGA
- a CDS encoding ABC transporter ATP-binding protein: MNAPSDKLDAGTAVLCRDATVTYPGGVCALDRINLSVRQGERLALVGPSGCGKTTLLRVIAGLQPLTGGVCQRSGGGTQRSGGASQRSGVVTQRSKVETQRADSRAGDRRSVATSFVFQQPALLPWANVLKNVTLPLSLGRRRDRPSATEMREQALAAIHEVQLTDAAKRFPHQLSGGMKMRASIARALVTRPEFLLLDEPFAALDDLLRNQLGRLLLQLWRHHRFTSVLVTHNIAEAIQLSERICVMHQGRIVSELDNPLSTSDPHDDLRRTSEFGVFFGRVSDTLEKAASPDMEGSFA, from the coding sequence ATGAACGCCCCCTCCGACAAACTCGATGCTGGCACCGCAGTTCTTTGCCGCGATGCCACGGTAACCTATCCAGGCGGAGTGTGCGCCCTCGATCGTATCAATCTGTCGGTCCGGCAGGGAGAAAGGCTGGCACTTGTGGGGCCGAGTGGATGCGGCAAAACCACCCTGCTTCGAGTGATCGCTGGATTGCAACCTCTGACCGGTGGTGTTTGCCAGCGAAGCGGTGGAGGAACCCAGCGAAGCGGTGGAGCATCTCAGCGAAGCGGTGTAGTAACTCAGCGAAGCAAGGTGGAAACTCAGCGGGCCGATTCTCGCGCGGGGGATCGGCGTTCTGTCGCCACTTCATTTGTGTTCCAGCAACCCGCGTTGTTGCCTTGGGCGAATGTCCTGAAGAACGTGACCTTGCCACTCTCGCTTGGAAGACGCCGCGATCGACCGTCTGCGACAGAAATGCGGGAGCAGGCTTTGGCGGCCATCCACGAAGTGCAACTGACCGACGCCGCGAAGCGTTTCCCGCATCAGTTGTCCGGTGGAATGAAGATGCGAGCCTCCATCGCGAGAGCACTGGTGACGCGTCCCGAGTTCTTGTTGCTCGACGAACCATTTGCGGCGTTGGACGACCTGCTGAGGAATCAACTGGGCCGACTGCTGTTGCAGTTGTGGCGTCATCACCGGTTCACCAGCGTTCTGGTCACTCACAACATTGCCGAGGCGATCCAGCTCAGCGAACGAATTTGCGTGATGCACCAAGGACGTATCGTCAGCGAATTGGACAACCCGTTGTCGACATCCGACCCGCACGATGATCTGAGACGCACCAGTGAATTTGGTGTGTTCTTTGGACGAGTCAGCGACACGCTCGAGAAAGCTGCGTCGCCCGACATGGAAGGATCCTTCGCATGA
- a CDS encoding MBL fold metallo-hydrolase — MKTLEVHCLGTAGYHPNESRHTSCYFLPKCGVLLDAGTGIFRLPELIETDHLDILLSHAHLDHVVGLTFLLDILYQRPVKEVRVWGQAEKLAAIQEHLFHESLFPVPLPVTWHSIDEKPEWDLHGTTMSWRPQEHPGGSVAYRLETPQLESSPSDSAAVLLYVTDTLGTEDPATLQWMSGADLLMHECNFDDQNQKWAEKTGHCYLKKVLDIARQTQPQRLLLTHINPIAELELNDEDELLECPIQIATDGLHVAF; from the coding sequence ATGAAGACATTGGAAGTGCATTGTTTGGGAACGGCGGGGTATCACCCCAATGAGTCACGACACACGTCGTGTTACTTCCTTCCAAAGTGCGGCGTGCTGCTTGATGCGGGCACGGGAATCTTCCGTTTACCAGAGCTCATCGAGACAGATCACCTCGACATTTTGCTCAGCCACGCTCACCTCGATCACGTCGTTGGCCTGACGTTTCTATTGGACATTCTGTACCAACGCCCGGTGAAGGAAGTTCGTGTCTGGGGACAGGCCGAGAAGCTGGCCGCGATTCAGGAGCACTTGTTCCATGAGAGCCTGTTCCCGGTTCCGCTACCGGTGACATGGCACTCAATTGATGAGAAACCAGAGTGGGACCTGCATGGAACAACCATGTCATGGCGGCCGCAAGAACACCCGGGTGGTTCGGTGGCCTACCGACTGGAAACGCCACAACTGGAATCATCACCATCGGATTCAGCCGCGGTTTTGCTCTATGTCACCGACACACTCGGCACAGAAGATCCCGCAACATTGCAATGGATGTCCGGCGCCGATCTGTTGATGCATGAGTGCAACTTCGACGATCAAAATCAGAAATGGGCGGAGAAGACCGGCCACTGCTACCTGAAGAAAGTGCTGGACATCGCCCGACAGACCCAGCCGCAACGGTTGTTGCTCACACATATCAACCCAATCGCTGAGCTAGAACTCAACGACGAAGATGAATTGCTTGAGTGCCCCATCCAAATCGCGACTGACGGTTTGCATGTCGCGTTTTGA
- a CDS encoding SDR family NAD(P)-dependent oxidoreductase, with the protein MSAESSDSIPSAETPRPLKGKRALISGASRGIGRGIALEMAQAGASVTINYHSNPDEAASVVKECEAMGVEAFAIGADISDPDEVQALVAGASDHMGGLDIVVSNAAYSDRHLMLESDMEEFRRTIDVSMWGAFHLVRSGAQQMVDAGNGGNIVVISSPHAHMPMPGAMAYNMAKAANDQMARTAAVELASQRIRVNLIHPGWIDTPGERKFFQEETLRSEGAKLPWGRLGHIREIGRGAVFLCDPKSEYITGSTLTIDGGIQLPWREMYRVEEARRETAAT; encoded by the coding sequence ATGTCCGCTGAATCATCCGATTCGATCCCGTCCGCCGAAACCCCTCGACCGTTGAAGGGAAAGCGTGCGTTGATTTCGGGAGCTTCACGCGGAATCGGACGAGGGATCGCCTTGGAGATGGCTCAAGCGGGCGCGTCGGTTACGATCAATTATCACTCCAATCCCGATGAGGCCGCGAGCGTCGTGAAAGAGTGCGAGGCAATGGGCGTGGAAGCGTTCGCGATCGGAGCGGATATCTCGGATCCGGACGAGGTCCAAGCGTTGGTCGCTGGCGCAAGCGATCACATGGGCGGGTTGGACATCGTGGTCAGCAACGCTGCGTACAGCGATCGGCACCTGATGCTGGAATCCGACATGGAGGAATTTCGCCGCACGATTGATGTCAGTATGTGGGGCGCGTTTCATCTCGTTCGATCAGGTGCTCAACAGATGGTTGACGCTGGAAACGGTGGGAACATCGTTGTCATCAGCAGCCCACACGCGCACATGCCGATGCCCGGCGCGATGGCTTACAACATGGCCAAAGCTGCCAATGATCAGATGGCCAGAACCGCCGCGGTGGAACTCGCCTCACAACGAATTCGCGTGAACCTCATTCACCCCGGTTGGATCGACACTCCCGGCGAACGAAAATTCTTCCAAGAAGAAACGCTGCGTTCCGAAGGTGCCAAATTGCCTTGGGGCCGACTCGGCCACATTCGCGAAATCGGTCGCGGTGCGGTGTTCTTGTGTGACCCTAAGAGTGAGTACATCACCGGGAGCACGCTGACGATCGACGGCGGCATTCAATTGCCTTGGCGTGAGATGTACCGAGTCGAGGAAGCACGCCGCGAAACCGCTGCGACATGA